The DNA segment AAGGAACACGCTCGCCAGGCGCGCCGTCCAGGGCACCCAGATCGAGAGCATGGCAGCGGACCTTAAGGGGCCGACCGCCATCGCATTCAGCTTCAAGGACGCGGCAGCGGCAGCCAAGGCGCTAGTGGAGTTCACCAAGACCCAGCCTAAGCTCAAGCTCAAGACAGGCACCCTCGGCGCCAGGGTCCTTAGCATCGCGGACATAAAGGGCCTCTCGGAGCTACCGTCGAGGGAAGTGCTCCTCGGAAAGATGCTCGGTTCCATGAAGTCCCCGGTCACCGGGATGGCCGTGGTCCTGAGCGCTGTTCCGAAGAAGCTCCTTTACGCGCTTAATGCCGTGAAGGAGAAGAAGGCCGAGGCAGGAGCGGCTTAACACTTTAACCAGCTTACAAAAAATTATAGAATAACTTGTTTGAGGAGGGATTTACGATGGCCGACCTGAAGAGAGAAGACGTTATAAAGTACATCGAGAACATGACCGTTCTTGAGCTTTCCGAGCTCGTTAAGGAGCTCGAGGAGAAGTTCGGCGTTTCCGCTGCCGCGCCCATGGCCGTAGCAGCCGCCGCGCCCGCAGCCGGCGCCGCCCCTGCAGCCGCCGAGAAGACCGAGTTCAACGTGGTCCTGAAGGATGCCGGAGCCGAGAAGATAAAGGTCATCAAGGAAGTAAGGGCCATCACCGGCCTCGGCCTCAAGGAAGCGAAGGACCTGGTCGAGGGCGCGCCCAAGACCCTGAAGGAAGGCGTCTCCAAGGACGAGGCGGA comes from the Deltaproteobacteria bacterium genome and includes:
- the rplJ gene encoding 50S ribosomal protein L10; translation: MDRTEKTRIIEEVQESFRKANATFIAEYQGIKALEMNEFRKALRDASMEFRVVRNTLARRAVQGTQIESMAADLKGPTAIAFSFKDAAAAAKALVEFTKTQPKLKLKTGTLGARVLSIADIKGLSELPSREVLLGKMLGSMKSPVTGMAVVLSAVPKKLLYALNAVKEKKAEAGAA
- the rplL gene encoding 50S ribosomal protein L7/L12, producing MADLKREDVIKYIENMTVLELSELVKELEEKFGVSAAAPMAVAAAAPAAGAAPAAAEKTEFNVVLKDAGAEKIKVIKEVRAITGLGLKEAKDLVEGAPKTLKEGVSKDEAEKIKKQVESAGAKVSIE